From Anopheles arabiensis isolate DONGOLA chromosome 3, AaraD3, whole genome shotgun sequence, a single genomic window includes:
- the LOC120902299 gene encoding serine/threonine-protein kinase meng-po: MRNIAATTVIMKLSESKSDTSIIANLYKSINNSYRRLSNTSNVLHRIPEMEIPNMAIADEYDIEKMIAEGCFAKIYLAHHRPTGTTVVLKAIHTELTSLKEFVREFHYNYQLSHHPNILSCYQVKFQTKEYYVYAQEHAPFGDLAANVGASGLPESSCKKIAEQLSSALGFMHLKLLVHRDLKLENVLVFTPDFSRIKLCDFGSTTREGVLVSKNNKTWTAFLPPEVLEVVKNERFICKASSDSWQFGIVLFVCLTGATPWKSADWVRDTKYAAFMKYQKRETTKIPDNFRRFTPRLLRAFRRIFDHRDEDRAKVTDIMKYMKNRWMDGKITVSKSASNIASVGQPQQCPHPHQQHTNSDQDSVKYINHRESRNSFDGKLRARRMTSVGALTPDSVPGSMNLAGVDHQDAIRSKVWDWLESNDLSASGSVDDLTFWSTKDTKTLQLQHHQQQQRRQSVGGHLLQPHHQDLISFSESHSTVSFLRETRTITGGGVKMFK, translated from the coding sequence ATGAGAAATATAGCAGCCACAACCGTCATCATGAAGCTATCCGAGAGTAAATCCGACACCTCCATTATTGCCAACCTGTACAAATCGATCAACAACAGCTACCGGCGGCTATCGAACACGAGCAATGTGCTACACCGCATACCGGAAATGGAGATCCCCAACATGGCGATCGCCGATGAGTACGATATCGAGAAGATGATCGCCGAGGGTTGCTTTGCAAAGATCTATCTAGCACACCATCGGCCCACTGGCACGACCGTAGTCCTAAAGGCAATTCACACCGAGCTGACAAGTCTGAAGGAGTTTGTGCGCGAGTTCCACTACAACTATCAGCTCAGCCACCACCCAAACATCCTCAGCTGCTATCAGGTAAAGTTTCAGACAAAGGAGTATTATGTGTACGCGCAGGAGCACGCCCCGTTTGGCGATTTGGCGGCCAACGTCGGGGCAAGCGGGTTACCCGAGAGCAGCTGCAAAAAGATCGCCGAACAGCTCAGTTCGGCGCTTGGTTTCATGCACCTAAAATTGCTCGTTCACCGCGATTTGAAGTTGGAGAACGTGCTGGTCTTTACGCCTGATTTTTCCCGCATCAAGCTATGCGACTTCGGTTCGACGACACGGGAAGGTGTGCTGgtgagcaaaaacaacaaaacctggACGGCGTTCCTACCGCCCGAGGTGCTGGAGGTGGTCAAGAACGAACGGTTCATCTGCAAGGCGTCGTCCGACTCGTGGCAGTTTGGCATCGTGCTGTTCGTTTGTCTGACTGGGGCAACACCTTGGAAGTCGGCCGACTGGGTGCGGGATACCAAGTACGCAGCGTTCATGAAGTATCAGAAGCGCGAAACTACCAAAATTCCGGACAACTTCCGGCGGTTCACGCCCCGATTATTGCGTGCTTTTCGGCGCATCTTTGACCACCGGGACGAGGATCGGGCGAAGGTGACGGACATCATGAAGTACATGAAGAATCGATGGATGGATGGCAAGATCACGGTGTCGAAGTCGGCTTCCAACATTGCCAGCGTGGGCCAGCCCCAACAGTGCCCGCatccgcaccagcagcacaccaactCGGACCAGGACTCGGTGAAGTACATCAACCATCGCGAAAGCCGGAACTCGTTCGATGGGAAGCTGCGAGCACGCCGCATGACCAGCGTTGGAGCGCTCACGCCCGACTCGGTGCCGGGCTCGATGAATCTAGCCGGGGTGGATCACCAGGATGCCATTCGAAGCAAGGTGTGGGATTGGTTGGAATCGAACGATCTGAGTGCGAGCGGCAGTGTGGACGATCTTACGTTCTGGAGCACCAAAGATACGAAAACGTTGCAGCTAcagcatcaccagcagcagcagcggcgccAAAGTGTCGGTGGCCATCTGCTCCAGCCACATCACCAGGATCTGATCAGCTTCAGCGAATCTCACAGCACGGTTAGCTTTCTTCGCGAAACGCGAACCATCACCGGCGGTGGTgtgaaaatgttcaaatgA